The sequence below is a genomic window from Desulfobulbus oligotrophicus.
TTCTCGCGCTTCGGCGCCCTTGTCTCCCGTCTGCGCCGGGAAAAGCATGTCGACCTGATTCCTGTGGTGACCGGCGCGGCCGGGTTGAGCCACCTGCAGGATGCATCGATTGATCTTGTCATTGTTGATGAACAGCTGGAAGACATGAGCGGTCTGGAATTTATCAACCGGTTGGTGAAGGTGAATCCCCTTGCCAACACTGCTCTTGTCGGTGCTCTGCCGGAAGAGGAGTTCCATGAGAGCACTGAGGGGTTGGGAGTTTTGCTGCAGCTGCCCCGTCAGCCCGGCGAACAGGATGCTGAAACGCTCCTGGCCGCTCTGAACAA
It includes:
- a CDS encoding DNA-binding transcriptional response regulator; translation: MTIVFIAKDFSRFGALVSRLRREKHVDLIPVVTGAAGLSHLQDASIDLVIVDEQLEDMSGLEFINRLVKVNPLANTALVGALPEEEFHESTEGLGVLLQLPRQPGEQDAETLLAALNKISGLLQPATVQADL